The Methylacidimicrobium sp. B4 genome contains a region encoding:
- a CDS encoding 50S ribosomal protein L11 methyltransferase → MNEPALLWIWSRLVSAKMADCWVERLHFLGEGRLALHRLAGRPTVRLEAYLPDLSAGHDLLARYGGKLRKVPSAGSVPALPGKPIRIGGKLRILTETEAGTPAHDPSGNHPLSLVIPAGMAFGTGRHATTGMLLREMAALPDWRGSRVLDIGTGSGILALAARRLGATRIWALDTDPSALEVARQNEGANFAAAAIRWIEADLARWRSRVRFERILANLFLMPLLQGAARLAAWLAPQGVLLVSGLLREQAPEVEARFRAEGLSLHRRKRRGNWIMLRFGAPGHCHSTGAPLP, encoded by the coding sequence GTGAACGAGCCAGCACTCCTCTGGATATGGAGCCGGCTCGTTTCGGCCAAGATGGCCGACTGCTGGGTCGAGCGTCTCCACTTCCTCGGGGAGGGCAGGCTTGCCCTCCACCGTCTGGCGGGCCGCCCGACCGTCCGGCTGGAGGCCTACCTGCCCGACCTTTCCGCGGGCCACGATCTCCTCGCCCGGTACGGGGGAAAGCTTCGAAAGGTCCCCTCCGCGGGCTCGGTCCCCGCTCTACCGGGCAAGCCGATCCGCATCGGGGGAAAGCTCCGGATCCTGACGGAGACAGAAGCCGGCACCCCCGCCCATGACCCTTCCGGAAATCATCCCCTCTCTCTGGTCATTCCGGCGGGAATGGCCTTCGGCACCGGACGGCATGCCACGACCGGGATGCTCCTGAGGGAGATGGCCGCACTCCCCGATTGGCGGGGAAGCCGCGTGCTCGACATCGGAACCGGCAGCGGGATTTTGGCGCTGGCCGCCCGGCGCCTGGGAGCGACCCGCATCTGGGCGCTCGACACCGACCCCTCCGCCCTCGAGGTCGCCCGCCAGAACGAAGGGGCCAACTTTGCTGCAGCCGCCATCCGCTGGATCGAAGCCGATCTGGCCCGCTGGCGCTCCCGGGTGCGGTTCGAGCGGATCCTCGCCAACCTCTTCCTGATGCCCCTGCTGCAAGGAGCGGCCCGGCTCGCGGCCTGGCTCGCCCCCCAGGGCGTACTCCTGGTGAGCGGCCTGCTTCGGGAGCAGGCTCCGGAGGTCGAGGCGCGTTTCCGGGCAGAAGGTCTTTCCCTCCACAGGAGGAAACGCCGGGGCAACTGGATCATGCTCCGCTTCGGTGCGCCGGGGCATTGTCATTCGACGGGAGCCCCGCTACCTTGA
- a CDS encoding ATP-dependent helicase, with the protein MRRGIVIRREPRYLDPTVIDYGKLLNEEQRQAVTAAPAPILVVAGAGSGKTRALTYRVAYLLDNGVEPSRILLATFTNKAARQMLERVARLIPHGTEAIWGGTFHHIAHRLLRRHASLAGYDPSFTILDRSDSAELLSECYEELKLSRSELHFPRREGALEIFGLAANREIPLETLIAEEFPHFAERTDRLIELARLYRKRKQKASAVDYDDLLSEAARLLREQEALREEYQDHFHHILVDEYQDTSRLQADFIHLLASGHRQIMAVGDDAQSIYSWRGADIRNMLSFPERYPDSRILYLRANYRSTPEILSLANAAIAANRFQFPKELAPVRQGQRLKPSVVCCPTANAQASFVASQIQELRREGIPWNEIAILYRAHFHALELQLELTRAGIPFAITSGLRFFEQAHLKDVAAFLRLATNPRDSVAFARLVRMFPGVGEKTAGRLWEEFSRTGDLASVAPPKASATLWKEWVALQREIASPELRREPAAQIEKVIHTFYRTYVESQHADAAHRLEDLSQLVSFAAEFPDTESLLTQLTLLTNTDRSDAREGVQLSTIHQAKGLEWRAVFVIMLADGLFPSGRSAESLLGEEEERRLFYVATTRAQDHLFLVYPRYRASHYGENSLRPSRFLAEIPRELYSDVRASRTG; encoded by the coding sequence GTGCGCCGGGGCATTGTCATTCGACGGGAGCCCCGCTACCTTGATCCGACCGTGATTGACTACGGAAAGCTCCTCAACGAAGAGCAGCGCCAGGCGGTAACCGCCGCTCCCGCGCCGATCCTGGTCGTGGCGGGGGCCGGCAGCGGAAAGACCCGGGCGCTCACCTACCGGGTCGCCTACCTCCTGGACAACGGCGTCGAGCCCTCCCGTATCCTTCTGGCCACCTTCACCAACAAGGCCGCCCGGCAGATGCTCGAGCGGGTCGCCCGACTGATTCCTCACGGGACCGAGGCGATCTGGGGCGGGACCTTCCACCATATTGCGCACCGGCTTCTCCGCCGCCACGCCTCGCTGGCGGGCTACGACCCGAGCTTCACGATCCTGGACCGCTCCGATTCGGCCGAGCTCCTGTCCGAATGCTACGAGGAGCTCAAGCTCTCCCGCAGCGAGCTCCACTTCCCGCGACGCGAGGGAGCCCTCGAGATCTTCGGGCTGGCGGCCAACCGGGAGATACCGCTGGAAACCCTGATCGCCGAGGAGTTTCCGCATTTCGCCGAGCGGACCGACCGCCTGATCGAGCTCGCACGCCTCTACCGCAAGCGCAAGCAGAAGGCATCGGCGGTCGACTACGACGACCTTCTCTCGGAAGCCGCCCGGCTCCTCCGCGAGCAGGAAGCGCTCCGGGAGGAATACCAGGACCACTTCCACCACATCCTCGTCGACGAATATCAGGATACAAGCCGGCTGCAGGCCGACTTCATCCACCTTTTGGCCTCCGGACACCGGCAGATCATGGCTGTCGGGGACGACGCCCAATCGATCTACTCCTGGCGCGGGGCCGACATCCGGAATATGCTCTCCTTTCCCGAGCGCTACCCCGACTCCCGGATCCTCTACCTGCGGGCCAACTATCGCAGCACCCCCGAAATTCTGTCCTTGGCCAACGCGGCCATCGCGGCGAACCGCTTTCAGTTCCCGAAGGAGCTCGCTCCGGTGCGGCAGGGCCAACGGCTCAAGCCCTCGGTCGTCTGCTGCCCGACCGCCAACGCGCAGGCCTCCTTCGTCGCCTCCCAGATCCAGGAGCTGCGAAGGGAGGGGATCCCGTGGAACGAGATCGCCATCCTCTATCGCGCGCATTTCCATGCCCTCGAGCTCCAGCTCGAGCTCACTCGGGCGGGCATCCCCTTCGCCATCACCAGCGGCCTCCGCTTCTTCGAGCAGGCCCACCTGAAAGACGTCGCCGCCTTCCTGCGGCTGGCAACCAACCCGCGCGACTCGGTCGCCTTTGCCCGGCTCGTCCGGATGTTCCCGGGAGTCGGGGAGAAGACCGCGGGGCGCCTCTGGGAAGAATTTTCCCGAACGGGGGACCTCGCCTCCGTCGCTCCGCCCAAGGCCTCGGCCACCCTATGGAAGGAGTGGGTCGCCCTCCAGCGGGAGATCGCCTCGCCCGAGCTACGGCGAGAGCCCGCAGCGCAAATCGAGAAGGTGATCCACACCTTCTATCGCACCTACGTCGAATCGCAGCATGCGGACGCCGCCCACCGGTTGGAGGACCTCTCCCAGCTCGTCTCGTTTGCCGCCGAGTTCCCCGATACCGAAAGCCTGCTCACCCAGCTCACCCTCTTGACCAACACCGATCGCTCCGACGCGCGGGAGGGGGTCCAGCTCTCCACCATCCACCAGGCCAAGGGCCTCGAATGGCGGGCGGTCTTCGTGATCATGCTGGCCGATGGCCTCTTCCCCTCGGGCCGCTCCGCCGAATCGCTCCTGGGGGAAGAGGAGGAACGCCGGCTCTTCTACGTGGCGACGACCCGCGCCCAGGATCATCTTTTCCTGGTCTATCCCCGCTACCGCGCCTCCCATTATGGGGAAAATTCGCTCCGCCCCTCGCGCTTCCTTGCGGAGATTCCCCGCGAGCTTTACAGCGATGTCCGCGCCTCGCGCACGGGATGA
- the dnaE gene encoding DNA polymerase III subunit alpha: protein MASTDFVHLHVHSDYSLLDATCRIPRLAQAAREAGMSAVALTDHGNLFGAIEFYKACRSAGIQPILGCEAYLARESRFARTGGQSETSHMTLLVRNEEGYHNLLRLATAAYLEGFYYKPRIDKELLREHGKGLIGTTGCLKGEVPQRLLEGDLDGARRTIETLASGFEPGCFYLEIQNHGLPEEEIVRDGLARLSRETGLPLVATNDVHYLHKEDAAAHDALLCIGTGARLTDSARKRYGAPEFYFKSAEEMASLFPDHPEALANTVRIAESCRLEIPLGANRYPSFPPPEGQSQAGYLRDLCARGLEARYGSPSEELRRRLDYELGVIEKTGFVSYFLIVWDFIDHAKRRGIPVGPGRGSAAGSLVAYALGITDIDPIRYGLVFERFLNPERISPPDIDIDFCYTRRPEVIDYVRKKYGEGSVAQIITFGTLGAKMAVRDVARVLGLSYGQADRLAKMIPTDPSMTLERALRESGDLRSESEHDEDAREVLRLAQCLEGLTRQPGVHAAGVVIAPADLVEFVPLARGEQGETVTQWSMEPLADIGLLKMDFLGLKTLTVIADALAAIREHTGLRLEPGSIPLDDTLTYDSLSAGRTVGIFQLESPGMLDLCRRLKPRNIEDVIALVALYRPGPMENIPAYADRKLGKIPIEYAHPLLEPILKDTYGVMIYQEQVMQAASLLAGYSLGQADLLRRAMGKKKPEEMRKHRDLFVRGCWERNRIPEEQAGRIFDTLEKFAGYGFNKAHSACYGLLAYQTAYLKAHYPVYFLSALLSNEMGESDKVASLVAEAARMGIPVLGPDVNRSEARFTVEGGGIRWGLAAIKNVGVGIAEGLVQARKQKAFSSLADLCLRTTGRTLNHKLLESLIKAGACDGFGRSRAQLCSEIDLSLSSASTAARERAEGQGSLFDLSVAPAQNREEMGLPEFPTSQKLRFEKELLGVYLSGHPVEEFRSQLRPFQTAEIGALSSLADGAPVRLAGIVGRIEVRTSSRDGRPFARLQIEDSTGSVEAIVFPDLYASLAKGWEPGELAILAGTVSRRDNGTSVRTTELLSLPEACEGLAQALLLHLSLDRWTSERWQELAGILRQWPGRLAVRLHCRRADGAWVEIEPSRKFFVQATPPLLAALEELLGSDGVELQVSSPIPRRGSSRRRSREERPSASSRPASSSSLHSSP from the coding sequence ATGGCGTCCACCGATTTTGTTCACCTCCACGTCCACTCCGACTATAGCCTGCTCGACGCGACCTGTCGGATTCCGCGGCTCGCCCAGGCCGCGCGCGAGGCGGGCATGTCGGCGGTTGCCCTGACCGACCATGGCAACCTGTTCGGCGCCATTGAATTCTACAAGGCCTGCCGGTCAGCCGGGATCCAGCCGATCCTCGGATGCGAGGCCTACCTGGCTCGAGAGAGCCGTTTTGCCCGGACGGGCGGCCAATCCGAAACGAGCCACATGACCCTTCTGGTTCGGAACGAGGAGGGCTATCACAACCTCCTTCGCCTGGCGACCGCCGCCTACTTGGAGGGCTTTTACTACAAGCCCCGGATCGACAAGGAGCTTCTGCGTGAGCACGGGAAAGGGCTGATCGGGACGACCGGCTGCCTCAAGGGAGAGGTCCCGCAGCGCCTCCTCGAGGGAGACCTCGATGGCGCACGCCGGACGATCGAGACGCTCGCCTCCGGCTTCGAGCCCGGCTGCTTCTATCTCGAAATCCAGAACCACGGGCTGCCCGAGGAAGAGATCGTCCGGGATGGCCTCGCCCGGCTCTCCCGCGAGACGGGCCTTCCCCTGGTCGCCACCAACGACGTTCACTACCTGCACAAGGAGGATGCCGCCGCCCACGACGCGCTCCTCTGCATCGGGACCGGGGCCCGGCTGACCGATAGCGCGCGCAAGCGCTACGGGGCCCCCGAGTTCTACTTCAAGTCGGCCGAGGAGATGGCGAGCCTCTTCCCCGACCATCCCGAGGCCTTGGCCAACACGGTCCGGATCGCCGAGAGCTGCCGGCTCGAGATCCCGCTCGGAGCCAACCGCTACCCCTCCTTCCCCCCGCCCGAGGGCCAGAGCCAGGCGGGCTACCTGCGGGATCTCTGCGCAAGGGGCCTGGAGGCCCGCTACGGAAGCCCGAGCGAGGAGTTGCGGCGACGGCTCGACTACGAGCTCGGAGTGATCGAGAAGACCGGATTCGTCAGCTACTTTCTCATCGTCTGGGACTTCATCGACCACGCCAAGAGGCGGGGCATTCCCGTGGGGCCGGGCCGCGGAAGCGCGGCCGGCAGCCTAGTCGCCTATGCGCTCGGGATCACCGACATCGATCCGATCCGCTATGGGCTCGTCTTCGAGCGTTTCCTCAATCCGGAACGGATCTCCCCTCCGGATATCGACATCGACTTCTGCTATACCCGCCGTCCCGAGGTGATCGACTATGTCCGCAAGAAGTACGGCGAAGGCTCGGTCGCCCAGATCATCACTTTTGGCACGCTCGGAGCCAAGATGGCGGTGCGGGACGTCGCCCGCGTCCTCGGGCTCTCCTACGGGCAGGCCGATCGCCTGGCCAAGATGATCCCGACCGATCCCTCGATGACCCTGGAGCGGGCGCTGCGGGAGAGTGGCGACCTCCGTTCCGAGAGCGAGCACGACGAGGATGCGCGGGAGGTATTGCGGCTCGCCCAATGCCTGGAGGGATTGACGCGCCAGCCGGGTGTCCATGCCGCCGGGGTGGTGATCGCCCCCGCCGATCTCGTGGAGTTCGTCCCGCTCGCCCGGGGCGAGCAGGGCGAAACGGTCACCCAGTGGTCGATGGAGCCGCTCGCCGACATTGGCCTGCTCAAGATGGACTTCCTCGGGCTCAAGACGCTCACGGTGATCGCGGATGCGCTCGCGGCAATCCGGGAGCACACCGGCCTCCGGCTCGAACCGGGCTCCATCCCCCTCGACGACACCCTCACCTACGACTCGCTCTCCGCCGGAAGGACCGTGGGCATCTTCCAGCTCGAGTCTCCCGGCATGCTCGATCTCTGCCGCCGGCTCAAGCCGCGCAACATCGAGGATGTGATCGCGCTCGTGGCGCTCTACCGCCCGGGACCGATGGAGAACATTCCAGCCTACGCCGACCGGAAGCTCGGCAAGATCCCGATCGAGTATGCCCACCCCCTGCTCGAGCCGATCCTCAAGGACACCTACGGGGTGATGATCTACCAGGAGCAGGTCATGCAGGCGGCGAGCCTTCTCGCCGGCTACTCGCTCGGGCAGGCTGACCTCTTGCGGCGCGCCATGGGAAAGAAGAAGCCGGAGGAGATGCGCAAGCACCGGGACCTCTTCGTCCGCGGCTGCTGGGAAAGGAACCGGATTCCGGAAGAGCAGGCCGGAAGGATCTTCGACACGCTCGAAAAGTTCGCGGGCTACGGCTTCAACAAGGCCCACAGCGCCTGCTACGGGCTCCTCGCCTACCAGACCGCCTATCTGAAGGCCCACTACCCCGTCTATTTCCTGAGCGCCCTGCTCTCCAACGAAATGGGGGAGAGCGACAAGGTCGCCTCCCTGGTCGCTGAGGCGGCCCGGATGGGCATCCCCGTCCTCGGGCCAGACGTCAACCGGAGCGAGGCCCGCTTCACGGTCGAAGGCGGGGGAATCCGGTGGGGCCTGGCCGCGATCAAGAACGTCGGCGTCGGCATCGCGGAGGGTCTCGTCCAGGCGCGGAAGCAGAAGGCCTTCTCCTCCTTGGCCGATCTCTGCCTGCGCACGACCGGCAGGACGCTCAACCACAAGCTCTTGGAGAGCCTGATCAAGGCGGGGGCCTGCGACGGCTTCGGCCGCTCGCGCGCCCAGCTCTGCTCCGAGATCGACCTGTCCCTCTCCTCGGCGTCGACGGCGGCCCGGGAGCGAGCCGAGGGACAAGGGTCGCTCTTCGACCTTTCCGTCGCGCCGGCGCAGAATCGGGAGGAGATGGGGCTTCCCGAGTTTCCCACCTCGCAAAAGCTCCGTTTCGAGAAGGAGCTCCTGGGCGTCTATCTCTCGGGCCACCCGGTCGAGGAGTTCCGGAGCCAGCTCCGCCCCTTCCAGACTGCGGAGATCGGAGCCCTCTCCTCCCTTGCCGATGGCGCCCCGGTTCGGCTCGCCGGCATCGTCGGCCGCATCGAGGTGCGGACGTCGAGCCGCGACGGGCGTCCCTTCGCCCGGCTCCAGATTGAAGATTCGACGGGTTCGGTGGAAGCGATCGTCTTCCCCGATCTCTACGCCTCCCTTGCCAAGGGGTGGGAGCCGGGCGAGCTGGCGATCCTGGCGGGCACGGTTTCCCGGCGGGACAACGGGACGAGCGTGCGGACCACCGAGCTTCTGTCGCTGCCGGAGGCCTGCGAAGGGCTCGCCCAAGCCCTGCTCCTCCACCTCTCCCTCGACCGCTGGACCTCGGAACGCTGGCAGGAGCTGGCCGGCATTCTCCGGCAGTGGCCGGGAAGGCTCGCCGTGCGCCTCCATTGCCGGCGAGCCGACGGAGCCTGGGTCGAGATCGAGCCCTCGCGAAAATTTTTTGTCCAGGCGACGCCCCCGCTCCTCGCCGCCCTCGAGGAGCTGCTCGGCTCGGATGGGGTCGAGCTTCAGGTCTCCTCCCCCATTCCGAGGCGCGGCAGCTCCCGTCGGCGGAGCCGGGAGGAGCGGCCGAGCGCTTCCTCTCGTCCCGCCTCCTCTTCTTCTCTACATTCCTCTCCATGA
- the aroB gene encoding 3-dehydroquinate synthase, whose translation MNPICSVTVSAGSRTYPVRIGSGLLEELGPRLSSHYALGARLALVADARLGSYAEAVRSSLANAGFEPAVLWIPSGEGSKSLSQLGLLLEAMAEHRIDRKGALLALGGGVVGDLAGFAASIFLRGIALFQIPTTLLSMVDSAVGGKTGINLPQGKNLVGTFYQPWEVLADLHTLATLPEREIRAGLAEVIKYGMIADPSLLSTLEERSLDWEAIVRRSVEIKAAVVGEDERETGGRRAILNFGHTMGHALEAALAYGTLVHGEAVGLGMRVATLLSQRLCGLPESAGALLDRLLVRHGLPRVVPGVSRARIREALLVDKKRERGVNHWVLLRALGDPLITRVPEEEVDQALAIILDPPA comes from the coding sequence ATGAATCCCATCTGCTCCGTCACCGTTTCGGCCGGCAGCCGCACCTATCCCGTCCGGATCGGCAGCGGCCTCCTGGAAGAGCTTGGACCCCGGCTTTCCTCCCACTACGCCCTGGGCGCGCGCCTCGCGCTGGTCGCCGACGCACGGCTGGGCTCCTACGCGGAAGCGGTCCGGAGCTCGCTCGCGAACGCGGGCTTTGAGCCCGCGGTGCTCTGGATTCCTTCGGGGGAAGGTTCGAAGAGCCTTTCTCAGCTTGGCCTCCTTCTGGAAGCGATGGCCGAGCACCGGATCGATCGGAAGGGGGCCCTGCTCGCCCTGGGCGGAGGGGTGGTCGGCGATCTCGCGGGCTTCGCGGCTTCGATCTTCCTCCGGGGGATCGCTCTCTTCCAGATCCCGACAACCCTCCTCTCGATGGTGGACAGCGCGGTCGGGGGAAAGACGGGGATCAACCTCCCCCAGGGGAAGAACCTGGTTGGAACCTTTTATCAGCCCTGGGAGGTCCTGGCCGATCTGCATACCCTCGCCACCCTTCCCGAGCGCGAGATCCGCGCCGGCCTGGCCGAAGTGATCAAGTACGGCATGATCGCCGATCCTTCGCTCCTCTCGACCCTCGAGGAGAGATCGCTCGATTGGGAGGCGATCGTCCGGCGGTCGGTGGAGATCAAGGCGGCGGTCGTCGGCGAGGACGAGCGGGAGACGGGCGGAAGGCGGGCGATTCTCAACTTCGGCCATACCATGGGCCACGCCCTCGAAGCCGCCCTCGCCTACGGAACGCTCGTCCACGGAGAAGCGGTCGGCCTCGGCATGCGGGTGGCGACCCTCCTCTCCCAGCGGCTCTGCGGGCTCCCCGAATCGGCGGGCGCCCTTCTCGACCGGCTGCTCGTCCGTCATGGCCTCCCCCGGGTCGTCCCGGGAGTTTCCCGGGCCCGGATTCGCGAGGCGCTGCTGGTCGACAAGAAGCGGGAGCGGGGAGTCAACCACTGGGTCCTGCTTCGCGCCCTGGGCGATCCGCTCATCACCCGCGTTCCCGAGGAAGAGGTCGACCAGGCTCTCGCCATCATCCTCGATCCGCCGGCATGA
- the dprA gene encoding DNA-processing protein DprA encodes MTHREAVLLLHLLPEIGSARARRLIEAFGSAEAVFAAGEAALARLPGIGPKLAAAVARADPAAAQKERARCQALGIELLFLGEPGYPEALAEIPDPPLLLYLRGERPERWLRGVGVVGSRRTSVYGIEAARRLSYQLAYSGIPVISGLARGIDTAAHMGALAAQGSTWAVLGCGIDRVYPPENEALARRIEQTGCLLSELPLGTAPARHTFPQRNRLISGLSSGVVVIEAPMASGALLTAQCALEQGRQLFAVPGRIDNPLAAGSNRLIQQGAKLVTEAGDIVSELALWLPAAPVARERPLPPSLTEEERAVFAALGLDESLFDAIVARTGLPSPTVSSTLLRLEMKRLVRRLPGNAFVRVA; translated from the coding sequence ATGACCCACCGCGAGGCGGTACTCCTCCTTCACCTGCTGCCGGAAATCGGCTCGGCTCGCGCCCGCCGGCTGATCGAGGCCTTCGGCTCCGCCGAAGCCGTCTTTGCCGCAGGGGAAGCCGCGCTCGCCCGCCTTCCCGGGATCGGGCCCAAGCTCGCTGCGGCAGTCGCCCGCGCCGATCCCGCCGCAGCCCAGAAGGAGAGGGCTCGCTGCCAGGCCCTGGGAATCGAGCTTCTCTTCCTTGGAGAGCCGGGCTATCCCGAGGCGCTCGCGGAGATCCCCGATCCTCCGCTTCTGCTCTACCTGCGCGGCGAGCGACCCGAGCGCTGGCTGCGCGGAGTCGGTGTCGTCGGGTCGCGCCGCACGAGCGTCTACGGAATCGAAGCGGCCCGTCGGCTCTCCTACCAGCTCGCCTATTCGGGCATTCCGGTGATTTCAGGACTCGCCCGCGGCATCGACACGGCCGCCCACATGGGAGCCTTGGCCGCTCAAGGATCGACCTGGGCCGTCCTCGGCTGCGGCATCGATCGCGTCTACCCTCCGGAAAACGAGGCGCTCGCCCGCCGGATCGAGCAGACCGGCTGCCTCTTGAGCGAGCTCCCGCTCGGCACCGCCCCCGCCCGTCATACCTTCCCGCAGCGCAACCGGCTCATCAGCGGCCTCTCCTCGGGAGTGGTCGTGATCGAGGCGCCGATGGCGAGCGGGGCGCTCCTCACCGCCCAGTGCGCTCTCGAGCAGGGCCGGCAGCTCTTCGCGGTCCCCGGCCGGATCGACAACCCCCTGGCCGCCGGCTCCAACCGGCTGATCCAGCAGGGAGCCAAGCTCGTGACCGAAGCCGGGGACATCGTCTCGGAGCTGGCCCTCTGGCTCCCGGCGGCTCCCGTAGCCCGGGAGCGCCCCCTCCCCCCCTCCCTGACCGAGGAAGAGCGAGCGGTCTTTGCCGCACTCGGCCTGGACGAGAGCCTCTTTGATGCGATTGTCGCCAGAACAGGTTTGCCATCGCCGACCGTCTCTTCTACGTTGCTGCGACTCGAAATGAAGCGGCTCGTCCGCCGGCTGCCGGGAAACGCCTTCGTGCGTGTCGCCTAG